The genome window GAATGGTTGCCGAACGATTCTCGCGCGCATGGTGGCGACGGTTTGGGCCCGGTCTATAACGACAGCTCGTGCGTCGCGTGCCACAACCAGGGCGGCGTCGGCGGCGCGGGGCCGGCCAATAAAAATGTTGATATCGTCACGGCATTTCCGCTCGAGGTCGCAGGCGTCCAACAAGGAGTTCGCTCGAACACGCTGCCCGAGGCGCTGTTCAGCTCGCTATTCGGATCGCTAGCGCCGCCGGCGCCGGCTAAGCCGCAAGCGGCGGGCGCAGCCCGGGCGGCGAGCGCCGAGCAAGAGAAAACGGCCAAGCAGCGGCAGAAGGAAGAGTTGATCAAGCTTCACCCCGGCTTCGCGTCCGCGCGGAGCGTCGTGCTGCATCACTTCGGCACCGATCCGAAGTATCAAGCATGGCGGACGCAGATGGTCAGTGGGCAATTCGCCGGCCAGCAGCAGGCGGTGCTCAATCAAGTCACGTTGACAACGGTCGAAACATCGGCCGCGCCCGATCTTTCTGATGTCGCGTTGCCGACAGATGCCGTCGCGCCTGCGCCGGTGGTGACGCAGCAGGCCGCGCCAGATGCTTCCGCTGCGGCTAAGCCGGAAGGGACGCTCGCGGTTCCGGGCGCTGCCGACCTTACTCAACCAGCGCCGGTTCTCGCCGTTGAAGCGGCCCCTGGAGTTGCGATTAGAGGCTCGCTGACGTTGAATGCCGGCGTCAGCATTGCCAGCAATCCTGAAATCGCCCAGTTGCAAAACGAGGTCCGCACGAACCACGCGAACTTGCTCAGCACGACTACTCAGATCGGCAGCATTCAGATCAGCCGCTCGCAGCGCAACGCGACGGCCCTTTACGGCGTCGGGGCGATCGACGCGATTCCCGAGAAAACGATTCTCGACCTTGCCAAACATGAAAAGGAAAAGTATCCGGATATGGCGGGCCGGCCGTCGAAGCAAAAGGACGGCAAGATCGGCCGCTTCGGCTGGAAGGCCCAGAAGCCAACGCTCTATGAATTTGCCATGACTGCCTGCGCCGTCGAACTCGGCTTGAACGTGCCGGGGCACGAGCAGGCCGCCTTGCCTCTCAAGCCCGACTACAAAGCCCCCGGCCTCGACATGAACCAGGCCGAGTGCGATGCGCTCGTGAAATACCTGAAGGAGCTGCCCGCCCCGACCCAACGCAAGCCGGCCAGCGCGCAGGAAGCGGGCACCATCGATGCCGGCCACAAGCAGTTTGTAGCGGTCGGCTGCGCCAATTGCCACGTTCAGAAAGTCGGCGCGGCGGACGGCATTTACAGCGACCTCTTGCTCCATGAAATGGGACCGGAATTGGGCGATATCGGCGACTACGGCGTCTTCGTTCGCAACGCGCCCGAAGAAGATCAGCAGGAGCAGCCGGCCCCGCAGTTCGTGAATCCGAACAGTCCCGAGCCGCAGGCTAAGCTTTCGACCGATCAACTTGGCAAGGTCGTCGGCGCGATGCGGCAGGAATGGCGGACGCCGCCGCTGTGGGGCGTGCGCGACTCGGGCCCGTATCTGCACGACGGCCGGGCCGACACGCTCGAACAAGCCATCGCCTTCCACGGCGGTCAGGCAAGTTCCGCGGCAGTCAAGTTCTTCCAGCTCAAGCCGGAAGAGCGACAGAAAGTGATCGCATTCCTGAAGTCGCTCACCGCGCCCGAGCAAAAGATCGCGATGAAATAAAGTAGGTCAGTGCCTTTGGCCTGACCTGCTGCGATAAACACCGCGAAGCTGCGAACGACACGGCGAAGTCAGGCAAGGACGCCTGACCTACGGTTGTGTCGTGGCCTCCCACTTCCAATTGCATACCTCCGGCATGTCCTCCCCATACAGGTAGATGTATCGCTTGTGTTCAATGAGCTTTTCGCGCAGCTCCTGCTTGAGATAGGCGGCTCTCGCTCCTAACTGCGGAAGGCGGTCGAGAGCGTCGTGCGCGAGGTGGAAGCGATCGAGATCGTTGAGCACTGCCATGTCGAACGGCGTCGTGATCGTCCCCTCTTCCTTGTAGCCGCGCACGTGCAGATTGTCGTGATTCGTGCGGCGATAGGTCAGCCGGTGGATCAGCCACGGATAACCGTGGAAGGCGAAGATGATCGGCTTGTTGGCCGTGAATAGCGAATCGAAGTCCTTGTCGCTCAGCCCGTGCGGATGCTCGCTGGCGGGCTGGAGCTTCATTAGATCGACCACGTTGACCACGCGGATTTTCAGCTCCGGCAGCGCCCGGCGGAGGATTGACACGGCGGCCAGGGTCTCCAGTGTCGGCACGTCGCCGGCGCAGGCCATAATCACGTCGGGATCAAGCCCGCGATCGTTGCTGGCCCATTCCCAGATGCTGATCCCCTCCGTGCAATGCGTCACGGCCGCGTCCATCGCCAACCACTGCGGGGCCGCGTGCTTCCCCGCCACCACGACGTTCACATAGTGCCGGCTCCGCAGGCAGTGGTCCATCACGGAGAGCAGGCAGTTCGCGTCCGGCGGCAGATAGACGCGCACGATCTCGGCCTTCTTGTTGACGACGTGGTCGATGAACCCCGGGTCTTGGTGCGTGAAGCCGTTGTGATCTTGCCGCCAGACGTGCGACGCCAAGAGATAGTTGAGCGAGGCGATCTTTCGCCGCCACGGCAGCCCGAGCGTCACCTTCAGCCACTTGGCATGTTGGTTGAACATCGAATCGACGATGTGGATGAAGGCCTCGTAGCTGTTGAACAGCCCGTGCCGCCCAGTGAGCAGATAACCTTCGAGCCAGCCCTGGCACTGGTGCTCGCTCAAGACTTCCATGACGCGGCCGGTCGGCGCGAGATGATCGTCGCCCTTCACGGTTTCGGCGTCCCATTGGCGATTGGTCTGGTCGAACACGGCATTGAGCCGATTCGACATGGTTTCGTCCGGCCCGAAGATGCGGAAGTTGCGTTGGTCTTCGTTGAGCTTCACCACGTCGCGCAAGAAGCCGCCGAGCACGCGCGTGTCTTCCGCCGTGGAAGCGCCGGGAGCGGAAACGCCGACCGCATATTCGCGAAAGTCGGGCATCCGCAGATCGCACAGCAACAGGCCGCCGTTGGCATGGGGATTCGCGCCCATGCGGCGATTGCCTTTGGGCGCTAGCTCGGCCACCTCGGGATTAAATCGCCCTTGCTCGTCGAACAATTCCTCCGGCCTGTAGCTGCGGAGCCAGGCTTCAAGCTGCCGCAGATGCTCGGGTTTCTTGATCGGGTCGGAGAGCGGCACTTGATGCGCGCGGAATGTCCCTTCGACCTGCAGGCCATCGACCACTTTCGGCCCGGTCCAGCCCTTCGGCGAGCGCAACACGATCATCGGCCAGGCGGGGCGCTGCGTGACGCTGCGCTCGCGGGCATCGCGCTGGATTTGCCGAATCTGATCGATCGCCCGGTCGAGCGCGGCGGCCATCGCGGCGTGCATCGGCGCCGGTTGATCTCCTTCGACAAACAAAGGCGTCCAGCCACAGCCTTCGAGCAGCTTCCGTAATTCATCACGGCTGATCCGGGCCAGCACGGTGGGGTTCGCGATCTTGTACCCGTTCAGGTGTAGGATCGGCAGCACCGCCCCGTCGGTCGCCGGGTCGAGAAACTTGTTCGAATGCCAGGCGGTGGCCAGCGGACCTGTCTCCGCTTCGCCGTCGCCAACGACGCAAGCGACAATAAAGTTCGGATCATCGAACACCGCGCCAAAGGCATGGCTGAGCGAGTAGCCCAGCTCGCCTCCCTCGTGAATCGAGCCGGGAGTCTCCGGCGCGGCGTGGCTGGGGATGCCGCCGGGGAAAGAGAATTGCTTGAAGAGACGCTTCAACCCGGCTTCGTCGCGCGTGATCGCTGGGTAGATTTCGCTGTAGGTCCCCTCAAGATAAGTGTTCGCGACGACCGCCGGGCCGCCGTGACCGGGACCCGAAATGTAGATCATGTCGAGATCGTGCTGGTTGATTGCCCGATTGAGATGGGCATAGATGAAGTTCTGCCCCGGAGTGGTGCCCCAGTGGCCGAGCAGCCGTGGCTTGATATCGGTTGGCGCCAGCGGCCGACGGAGGAGCGGGTTGTCGAATAGATAAATCTGCCCGACCGACAGATAATTTGCCGCCCGCCAGTAGGCGTCGATCTTCTTGAGCATCTCGGGCGAAAGTGATTCCGGCATCGCAATTCCTCCTTGTGCTGGCTCCGAGCTAAACGATTCGCAGCGACATTATCCCACCAACGCCATGACCGTCCGCGCGATCACGATCTCTTCATCCGTCGGAATCACACGCACCGCCACGCGGCTATCGTCCGTCGAGATCACCGCGGCCGCTGCGCCGCCCCGCGCCGCATCATTCCGCGCCGGATCGAGCCGCAGGTCGAGGAACCCCAGCCCGGCGCAAATCTCGGTCCGCACCTCTGGCGAATGCTCGCCGATTCCCGCGGAAAACACAAGCGCCTCGAGCCCGCCCATCGCGGCCGCGTAGGCCCCGATCCACTTCCTCGCCTGGTAGCAAAACACGTCAATCGCCTCGGCCGCGCGAGAATCCTTTTCGCGCGCGGCCAGCAAATCGCGCACGTCAGGGCTGGTTTCCGAAACTCCCAACAGCCCGAAATTGCGATTGAGCCATTCATCCATTTTCTCAGGAGTAAGCTGTTCCTCGCGCATCAGGTAAACGATCAGCCCCGGATCGAGATCGCCGGGACGAGTCGCCATCACGAGCCCGGCAGTCGGTGTGAAAGCCATGCTCGTGTCGATCGGTTTGCCTCCTTGGACTGCCGCCATGCTCGCTCCAGCGCCGAGATGGGCAAAGATCACTCGTCCATCCGCCTCGCGCGGCGCGATCCGCAGCAGCTCGCCAAGCAGATACGTGTACGACAGCCCGTGAAAGCCAAACCGCCGCACGCCGGAGTCAAAATATCGCCGCGGGATCGGCAGCAATTTGGCCACGCGCGGCAGATCGCGATGAAAGGCCGTGTCGAAGCAAGCAAATTGTGGCACGCCGGCCAAGCGCCGCGCGAAAATCTCGATCAGGGCAATCTCGCGCGGCAGATGGGTCAGATCGAGCGGCACGGTTCGCTTCAACTCGGCGATAACTGCATCAGTGACGCTCTGATGCTCGATCAGCTTCGCCCCACCGTGAACGATGCGATGCCCGATGCCAACGAGCGCCGCGGATTCCAGCGTCTCGCGCAACGCCTCGATCAACTGTTCAGCCGCGTCTTCATGGTTTGCGGCAGCGATCTCGCGCCGCTGCGGCGCTCGGCCATTACCGCCGACAACCAGAGCGGTGCCTGGCTGCCCAATCCGCTCGATCGTGCCACTCAGCGTCCGCCGCGGTTCCACCCTTTCGTCCGTAGCGACCGCGAACAGCGCAAACTTGATGCTCGACGACCCGCCGTTGATCGCGAGAATCTGCCGCGCAGCGGCGGATGTGAGTAGATCATCCATCCCCAGAATCTAACGACACAACCGACGAGCGTAAATCACTTATTTCGCCACGGCGTGCCTCTCAGGCGATT of Pirellulales bacterium contains these proteins:
- a CDS encoding di-heme oxidoredictase family protein, translating into MRANIFASRWSWVAAAMVLGVVVLTAQAKDQAADKDSAAKVAAVAAPASASKTESAVDGRELFTREWLPNDSRAHGGDGLGPVYNDSSCVACHNQGGVGGAGPANKNVDIVTAFPLEVAGVQQGVRSNTLPEALFSSLFGSLAPPAPAKPQAAGAARAASAEQEKTAKQRQKEELIKLHPGFASARSVVLHHFGTDPKYQAWRTQMVSGQFAGQQQAVLNQVTLTTVETSAAPDLSDVALPTDAVAPAPVVTQQAAPDASAAAKPEGTLAVPGAADLTQPAPVLAVEAAPGVAIRGSLTLNAGVSIASNPEIAQLQNEVRTNHANLLSTTTQIGSIQISRSQRNATALYGVGAIDAIPEKTILDLAKHEKEKYPDMAGRPSKQKDGKIGRFGWKAQKPTLYEFAMTACAVELGLNVPGHEQAALPLKPDYKAPGLDMNQAECDALVKYLKELPAPTQRKPASAQEAGTIDAGHKQFVAVGCANCHVQKVGAADGIYSDLLLHEMGPELGDIGDYGVFVRNAPEEDQQEQPAPQFVNPNSPEPQAKLSTDQLGKVVGAMRQEWRTPPLWGVRDSGPYLHDGRADTLEQAIAFHGGQASSAAVKFFQLKPEERQKVIAFLKSLTAPEQKIAMK
- a CDS encoding phosphoketolase family protein, yielding MPESLSPEMLKKIDAYWRAANYLSVGQIYLFDNPLLRRPLAPTDIKPRLLGHWGTTPGQNFIYAHLNRAINQHDLDMIYISGPGHGGPAVVANTYLEGTYSEIYPAITRDEAGLKRLFKQFSFPGGIPSHAAPETPGSIHEGGELGYSLSHAFGAVFDDPNFIVACVVGDGEAETGPLATAWHSNKFLDPATDGAVLPILHLNGYKIANPTVLARISRDELRKLLEGCGWTPLFVEGDQPAPMHAAMAAALDRAIDQIRQIQRDARERSVTQRPAWPMIVLRSPKGWTGPKVVDGLQVEGTFRAHQVPLSDPIKKPEHLRQLEAWLRSYRPEELFDEQGRFNPEVAELAPKGNRRMGANPHANGGLLLCDLRMPDFREYAVGVSAPGASTAEDTRVLGGFLRDVVKLNEDQRNFRIFGPDETMSNRLNAVFDQTNRQWDAETVKGDDHLAPTGRVMEVLSEHQCQGWLEGYLLTGRHGLFNSYEAFIHIVDSMFNQHAKWLKVTLGLPWRRKIASLNYLLASHVWRQDHNGFTHQDPGFIDHVVNKKAEIVRVYLPPDANCLLSVMDHCLRSRHYVNVVVAGKHAAPQWLAMDAAVTHCTEGISIWEWASNDRGLDPDVIMACAGDVPTLETLAAVSILRRALPELKIRVVNVVDLMKLQPASEHPHGLSDKDFDSLFTANKPIIFAFHGYPWLIHRLTYRRTNHDNLHVRGYKEEGTITTPFDMAVLNDLDRFHLAHDALDRLPQLGARAAYLKQELREKLIEHKRYIYLYGEDMPEVCNWKWEATTQP
- a CDS encoding acetate/propionate family kinase; translation: MDDLLTSAAARQILAINGGSSSIKFALFAVATDERVEPRRTLSGTIERIGQPGTALVVGGNGRAPQRREIAAANHEDAAEQLIEALRETLESAALVGIGHRIVHGGAKLIEHQSVTDAVIAELKRTVPLDLTHLPREIALIEIFARRLAGVPQFACFDTAFHRDLPRVAKLLPIPRRYFDSGVRRFGFHGLSYTYLLGELLRIAPREADGRVIFAHLGAGASMAAVQGGKPIDTSMAFTPTAGLVMATRPGDLDPGLIVYLMREEQLTPEKMDEWLNRNFGLLGVSETSPDVRDLLAAREKDSRAAEAIDVFCYQARKWIGAYAAAMGGLEALVFSAGIGEHSPEVRTEICAGLGFLDLRLDPARNDAARGGAAAAVISTDDSRVAVRVIPTDEEIVIARTVMALVG